One part of the Solanum dulcamara chromosome 3, daSolDulc1.2, whole genome shotgun sequence genome encodes these proteins:
- the LOC129883667 gene encoding uncharacterized protein LOC129883667 has protein sequence MGGLSCFHPESQVLCDQIIAMVIKLQKIFTLPVSLLWWGLSSMQTNAEEGRFYFSACLLFLAEPAIPDYLNCWIDLCCGDSMRFGKGDSEFDSNFCSTTSDDPMDSLITLNPSHQRFLEDDDAQSCSYEDTELDFKIQNDDNDNDNDNDNVNDNDVDVDVDDDNDGDVDTYSRCSRGFSRKRVGNWNSDREDEDDGGVVEQRWMNNGINRCNNKLKSNVCSVVVDTELKSQKDKDKLFWETCLAS, from the exons ATGGGAGGACTTTCCTGTTTCCATCCTGAAAGCCAGGTGCTTTGCGATCAAATAATTGCTATGGTTATTAAATTGCA GAAAATATTTACATTGCCTGTCTCGTTGCTCTGGTGGGGACTTTCTTCCATGCAGACTAATGCAGAAGAAGGTAGATTCTATTTCTCAGCATGCTTACTG TTTTTAGCAGAACCTGCAATACCTGATTATCTTAATTGCTGGATTGACCTCTGCTGTGGAGACTCCATGAG ATTTGGTAAAG GGGATTCTGAATTTGATTCTAACTTTTGTAGTACAACAAGTGATGATCCAATGGATTCTTTGATAACTTTAAATCCTTCTCATCAACGTTTTCTTGAAGATGATGATGCACAATCATGTAGCTATGAAGATACGGAATTggatttcaaaattcaaaatgacgataatgataatgataacgATAACGATAACGTTAACGATAAtgatgttgatgttgatgttgatgatgataatgatggtgATGTGGATACTTATTCGAGATGTTCTCGTGGTTTTAGTCGTAAACGTGTTGGTAATTGGAACAGTGACAGGGAGGACGAGGATGATGGGGGTGTAGTTGAACAACGTTGGATGAATAATGGTATCAATAGATGTAATAACAAATTGAAAAGTAATGTTTgtagtgttgttgttgatactgAATTGAAGAGCCAAAAAGACAAGGATAAGCTTTTTTGGGAGACTTGTTTGGCCTCTTAA
- the LOC129882884 gene encoding RNA-binding protein BRN1, giving the protein MAELQREEREQQSEESVKLFVGQVPKHMTESQLVEMFQEFASIDEVNIIKDKTTRASRGCCFVICPSREEADKAVNACHNKKTLPGASSPLQVKYADGELERLEHKLFVGMLPKNVSDPEVSALFSQYGVIKDLQILRGSQQTSKGCAFLKYEKKEQAVAAIEALHGKHKMEGATVPLVVKWADTEKERQARRAQKALSQASSASDSRQHPSLFGALPMGYMPPYNGYGYQTPGAYGLMQYRLPSMQNQPAFQNIVPPINQASALRGGAPDLSPGISPRNYAMSPGSYGSAYPAVPGIQYPMPYPGGVMNTRPPSGSPGSMPLSTTNSHSAASSSVSSSTGGQVEGPPGANLFIYHIPQEFGDQELANTFQRFGRVLSAKVFVDKASGVSKCFGFVSYDSPVAAQTAISMMNGCQLGSKKLKVQLKRDNKQNKHY; this is encoded by the exons ATGGCGGAGTTGCAGAGGGAGGAGCGGGAGCAGCAGAGCGAGGAGAGCGTGAAATTGTTCGTCGGTCAAGTACCGAAGCACATGACGGAATCACAACTTGTCGAAATGTTTCAAGAGTTTGCTAGTATTGATGAAGTCAACATCATCAAAGACAAGACTACGCGTGCTTCTCGAG GCTGTTGTTTTGTGATCTGTCCATCCAGAGAAGAAGCGGATAAGGCTGTTAATGCATGCCACAACAAAAAGACGCTTCCCGGG GCTTCTAGTCCGTTGCAAGTGAAGTATGCTGATGGCGAGTTGGAAAGACTAG AGCACAAGCTTTTTGTTGGAATGCTTCCGAAAAATGTTTCTGACCCTGAAGTATCTGCCTTGTTCTCTCAATATGGAGTCATTAAAGATTTGCAGATTCTCAGAGGTTCTCAGCAAACTAGTAAAG GTTGTGCTTTTTTGAAGTATGAGAAAAAAGAACAAGCAGTTGCAGCAATAGAGGCCCTCCATGGAAAGCATAAGATGGAG GGTGCTACTGTCCCTTTGGTAGTCAAATGGGCAGATACTGAAAAGGAAAGGCAAGCCCGGAGGGCTCAGAAAGCTCTATCTCAAGCTTCTAGTGCTTCTGACTCTAGACAGCATCCCTCTTTGTTTGGAGCCCTACCAATGGGTTACATGCCACCATACAATGGCTATGGTTATCAG ACTCCTGGGGCATATGGGCTCATGCAGTATCGCCTACCATCAATGCAGAATCAGCCCGCGTTTCAGAATATAGTCCCACCAATAAACCAAGCAAGTGCTCTACGTGGAGGTGCACCTGATCTGTCACCTGGAATTAGCCCAAGAAATTATGCCATGTCACCTGGAAGTTATGGATCCGCTTACCCTGCTGTTCCAGGGATTCAGTATCCAATGCCATATCCTGGAGGCGTTATGAATACCAGACCACCAAGTGGTTCTCCCGGTTCAATGCCCCTTAGTACGACAAACAGTCATTCTGCAGCATCTTCAAGTGTCAGTTCAAGTACAGGGGGTCAGGTTGAAG GTCCACCTGGTGCTAATCTATTTATTTACCATATTCCTCAAGAATTTGGTGATCAAGAGCTTGCAAATACATTTCAGCGTTTTGGCAGGGTCTTGAGTGCCAAGGTTTTTGTTGACAAAGCTTCTGGTGTTAGCAAATGTTTTG GATTTGTAAGTTATGACTCTCCAGTGGCTGCACAAACTGCAATCAGTATGATGAATGGTTGCCAATTAGGTAGTAAGAAGTTGAAGGTTCAGCTTAAAAGGGACAACAAACAGAATAAACATTATTAA